GCTATTAATATTTTAAGAATGATTTTAATTTATGCAGTTCAATACAATGCCAATTTAACTAATATAAATATGTGAAATAGTATTTTAATTGCATCAATTGGTATTATAGCTAGTGTTATTTTTGCAAATCTTTTATCATTATTCTTACCATTAATTGTTAAAAAAATAGGAAAAGATTCATCTTCAGTTTCTCTACCATTATTTGCTTTAATTATTGATATTTTATGTGTTGGTGTATTTTTAGGAATAGGATTATTGTTTTAATATGAGGTTAAGAAAAAAGAATTGAACTGATGATTTTTTAAACCAACACTCTTTTTATTTAATTAATTATGATAATAAGAAAATAGATTTAAAACAAATATTTTTAAACAACAATCCAACTTGTTTAGAAATTGGTTGTGGTAAAGGACAATTTATAACAACTTTAGCATTAAAAAACCTAAATACAAACTATATTGGTATGGAAAAATCCTCAACAATCACTGGAGTTGCATTAAAAAAGAGTTTAAAAGAATTTGAAAATCAATTAAAAGAAATGACTAATCTAAAATATTTTAATAATTTTGCTGAAGATTTATCTCAAATGTTTTCAAGTGATTCTTTTAATAAAATTTATTTAAACTTTTCAGATCCATGACCTAAAGCTAGACATTATAAAAAACGTTTAACTTATGTTAAATTTTTAGATATTTATTCAGATATTTTAATAAAGAATGGCTATTTAGAATTTAAAACTGATAATGATTCATTGTACAATTTTACAATCGAACAATTAAACCTAACTAATAAATGAGAAGTCGTTCTAAATACTACAGATTTATATAATAATACTGAGCTTTTAAAAGATAACATTCCAACTGAATATGAAACTAAATTTCATTTAGCCAATAAAAATATTTATAAAATAGTAATTAAAAATTTAAAATAAAAATTAAACTTAAAATTAGAAAACAGCTCATATGAGCTGTTTTTTTTCTACAGTATATAAATGTAATTAATTATAAGATTAAAAAAATAATGTTTCTTATTTAAAAATATTTAATCATCTTAAAAGTAATAAAACTAGCAAAAAGCTAGTTGTAAAATTTTAATCCATTAAAGGTTCAATGATTTTTTTTAAATCAGTAGTTGTTTTTTCAATAATTTTTTTAAGTTTATTTCTTGAAATATTAAATTTTGTAAATATGTGCTTTTTTGGAACATCTCTTATATACATTTCAAAAATTGGTTTAGCAAGTTTATCATTACAATTTTTAAAATATAAATCTATGATTTCTTCTATAGCAAAGTTATAGCCCATATAATCTTCTTCTGAAACTATATTTTCAAGATGTTCTTGTTTTATAGAATTTGATAAACTCATATTTAATACTTTATGTCGATTATTAATATACTTGGTGCACGCATCTGTACATTTTCAAGTTACAGCATCAATAACTGATCATATAAACTTTTTTTTAATATTTTTAGCCTGATACACTTGTAACAATTCATCAAATGCTATTCAGGCATATGACATTAGATCATGATGTTCTAATGGAAGTGAATGAAATTTTGACATTGCTTTTTTAATACCATAATTAATCGGTGGTGATAATAACAAAAATAATTTTGTTTTATCTTCTAGCTCTAGCTTTGACAAATCCATTTCTAAGAATGGTTTAATTTTTTCTTCAATCTTAAAGCTCATTACTAAAGAATTCCTTAACATTATCTATATAGCTTTTTTATTTGAAATATAAGTAATTTCATTAATCTTTTATTTAAACACTAGTTATTTTATTAATTAGATTAATCTAATGAGGAATCAAGTAATAATAAGTAAATATCAAAGTATTCTTTTTAAAAATATTTTAATTATTTTTATAATTTTAACTATGATGTTATCAAGTTTTATAATCAAAAAATAAGCTAAATCTGTTATTAAAATTTGAATTTCTAATATTGGTAGGTAAAATTTAACAAATCTTTTCTTAACATTAGTAGTTTTTACTAATATTTTAAATAACTCTATTTTTTTAAAACTTGATTTAAGTCAGTATCTTTTATAAAATTTGCTCAAATATAAGAACTTTCTATTTATGTGGATTTTTTATAATAAGAATTTCTTATTTAAAGATAAACCTATATTGTGTATATTATTTATAAAATGTGTGTTAAATTAATAATAAAGTTTCATTTTAACTTGATATAAAATTTTGAAATTTAACAATTATATAGTTACTTCATATTTTTAAGACTTTTAAAAAAATAACATTCTTAATAGTGATTAATGAAATTTTTTGATGAATTTTTTGATGATAATTAAATCTAATAGATTTATAAAATTCTAAATATCTTTATTCTATTTTCCTTCCTATTCACTATAGTATTAGGAAAAAAATTTTAAAAGTAACCTAAAAAACTGAAAAATTCTAAAATTTTATAAATGACACTAATTTTAAAAAATTTATAAACCTTTTATTAATTAAAATAAAAACTATAATTGCTCATAATAAATAAGTAATTATAGTTTTTTTATATGTTATATAATTTATTAATCTAATAAATAATTAATTTCATTAGAATTCTATAAATTATTCTTTTTATAATTTAGAGACTATTTTAAACTTTTTATCAGAGAAATTGGTGGGGATATGTCATAAGATGTTTTTGATAACATTCTGATAATGGGGTTTTAAGAATCTCTCATCAAACCTCTTATATAAGTATTAAAATTAAATTATTTATTTATCTATGTCTTTAGTAATTTGTCATTTTGTTGACATAGTTATGTCTAATCTATATTTAGAAAACTTCGGTATGTTTAGTGTAATTTGTAAATTGTGTAAATTTTTATTTTAATAATATGAACGTTTTTTATAAGAACTTTAAATAATTCTTTAATTCATATCTTTGGTAAATGTCAAATATCTTAAAGATATATATTTATAATATGTGATTTTAAAGTTGATACTTATTAAAAATTTAAAAAAGAAGTTTTATTATTATTTGCTGAGTTAAATTTGAAATAAATTTTTTATTTTCTTTTTTAAATTTATTTTCATAACCTGTTATTAAATAATCTTTAAATTAAACTTTTTTACATCTCTTATTTGATAATAGATTAATTTTTATAAAGATTATTTCATAACTATAAAATGTATTTTTTGCTTTAACTAAAAGCATTTCGTGCATCTTCCAAACGTTATATTTTTCGTTTTTTATCCACACACTATTTTTTTATATGTTTTGTTTCAAAATTACAATATCTTTTTTTTAAAAAAATTTTCATAATATAAAAAGGGTAGATAAACACTAGGTTTTAAGGGATTTTTTGATTATTTCAAATAACTTGTATTTACAAATATTTTTCATAAGAAATTTATTAGATACTTTAAATCACTAAAAATATTTTTTTAAAATTCAAAAAATTATTAATTTATTATACCTTTAATAAATAAAAAGACAACTTGTAAAAGTTGTCTTATGTTATTACTATTTTAAAAATTTGATTATTTATTAAAGATTTCAAATAAAGTTCTTACTAAAACACCTTGTCCTCTACCAGCTTTATCTGCAGTTCCAGCTATATCAAAGTGAACAAATGGTTTTTCTTCAGCAAATGCACTTAAAAAAGCAGCAGCAGTAGAACTTCCAGCTTCTCTTCCCTTAGCAGCATTAGTTAAATCAGCATTTACACTATCTGCTTTAACTTTTTCTAAATGTTCATCAAAAATTGGCATTCTTCATACTTTTTCACTAGTTTTGTGTGATGCTTGAGAAATTAATTCTCATCTCTTATCACAATTTGTAAATACTCCAGTAGCAAAACTTCCTAAAGCAATTACCATAGCTCCAGTTAAAGTTGAAGCTTCTCAAATTTCAGTTGCTTGTTTTTCTCTAATTACATAAGTAATTCCATCAGCTAATACTAATCTTCCTTCAGCATCTGTATTATCAATTTCAACAGTTAATCCATTCATTGATTTTATTACTGATTGAGGTAAAGTAGCAGTTGACCCAATTCTATTATCTGTAAACATACCAATACCAACAACATTAACTTTAGCTTTCATTTTAGCTAATGCCATAACAGTTGATAGCATAATAGCAGCTCCAGACATATCAAATTTCATACCTTCCATAGCACTTGAAGGTTTTAAATTATAACCTCCACTATCAAAAGTAATTCCTTTTCCAACTAAAGCTTTTTTTGGTTCATTTTCATCACCAACATATTCTAAAACTACAGCTTGTGGTTCATATGGTGATCCTGCATTAACTGCTAAAAATAAGTTCATTCCTAATTTAGTAGCTTCTTTTTTATTTAAAACAGTAACTTTTAGTCCTTCAATTTCTTTTGCTTTTTGAACTACTTTTTCAGCTAAATATTCACTTGTTGCAATGTTTGGTGGAGTGTCTTGTAGCATTCTTGCAAAGTTTACAAATTCCATTTTAATAGCTTCTTTTTGTTCTAATTCTTTAACATCTTCATTTGTAATTAAGTTATATACTACTTCGTTTGGTTTAGTATCTTTTTTATAACTTACTTTATCAAAAGTTTCAAAAGCAATTGATTCATAAATTCCTTCAATAGCATCTTTTTTACATCCACACATATCAAAAAATACTAAAAATGAATCTACATCAACATTTATATTAAATTTATTAGTTGAAACAAATTTTTTAAAAGCATTTCTAATTTTAGTTTTTAAACATTTATGATCTTTTTTAATTACCATGTAAATAGTTTTATCTTCACTAATAAATGTAGTTGATAAATCAGCATCTGATACATAAGGTTTATTATTAACTTCTGTTAAACAAACTAATGTTAGTTCTTCTTTTTTATCATTAAATTTAATCATATATATCTCCTTTGGTTATTTAAATATATAATAACACTTTAAACTACCTAATAATTAATATTAAATATGTAGATATTAATACTAATATATAATTTTACACTTTTAAATTCACAATAAAAAAACTGAAACTAATTGTTCAGTTTTTAATTATTTTAATTATTTTTAATAATAATTTTATGTTTTGATAAATACTCAACTTGATTATTTTTAATAGATATTTTATTTATAATTTCATCAATTTCAAATTGATATTCTAGATTATCAATTTTTCCATAAATATCAATAATTATTTGTTGATCTTTAACATTTTTAAAATTATAACTACCATTATCAAATCTTAAAATAGCTGAATTATTTTTAACAAATATTAAAATATCATCTCACTCAACATCAAAATTATATAAACAATTTCCTTGATAAACTTTTGATTTATCATCTAATTTATATCAAGATCCATCTGGTAAAAACACATCTCTATTAGTTGAATTTTGTTTTAATATTGGACATATTAAAAGATTTTCTCCAATATAGTATTGATCATCAATTAATCTAGCAATTTTATTATTTTGATTTTCTAATACCATTGGTCTTAAAATTGGTAAACCTTTAGTAATTGATTCAAATTCTCAAACTTTAAATTCTGGTAATAAAATCTTTTTAAATTTTGCTCATTTAATTGAATTATTTAAAGTGTTTTTATCAAATCTTCAAGGCTCTCTTTGTCCTAAAGCATGATATCTTGAAAAAGTATTTAACATTCCTACTTGAGTTCAACGATTATATAAATCTAAGCTAAAATCACTAGATTGGACAAATCCACCAATATCAGTTCCTCAAATTACTTCACCAGCTAAACTTAAAGAAAGACCTGCTTGCAAATGATTTTTTAAATCACTAAAACTAGTTATACTATCTCCAGATCATTTACCAACAAATTTTTGAGTTCCAATATATCCCGGACGACTAACTACAACATTTCTACCAGTTCCAAAAAACTCTTCACCAGCTTCATAACAACACTTAACATATAAATACATAAAATATTGCTTAAAATCTTTTGCTTTATAACCATTATACAAAATAGCATCAGCTGGTAAACCATCCCCATAATCAGGTTTAACAAATCTTAATCCTAATTTAAATAGTTTTTTGATTTGATCTTTATATCAGTTATAAGCTTTTGGGTTTGTAAAATCAATTATGTAATTATTTTCTTGATATGTTTCAGTTCCTGTTCAAGGATGAGCATAGTTTCCATTTTTACTTTTAACTAATAAATCATTTTCAAATAAAAATTTAGAATTTTCTAATCCATCATTTTGAATGTATGGATTAATTCAAAAACACATTTCTAAACCATTAGCTTTAACATCATCAAATAGTTTTTTAAAATCACCAAAAGCATCAGTATTGTATTCAAAATTACAACTTTTTGTATATCTATTTTTTAATCATTTAGGATCTAAAGTAATAACATCTAGTGGATAATTTAATTCTTTTACTTTATTAATAGCTTCAAATAATTCTTCATAGTTATGATAATAAAGTCTATTTAATCAAACTCCATATCCAATATCTGGAACTTTTGAGATTCTATTAGTTAATAAAGTATAACTTGATACTAATTCTTTTAAATTATTATTACTAAATAAATATAAATCTAAATAATCCTGATCAACTTTAAAAGATAAGATATCAGTTGTTGGAGAACCTATTTCAAATGTTGTTTTACAACTTGTATTAATTAAAAATCCTCAATTATTTGTTGAATATAATAAAGGCAAACCATTATAGGCTAAATCATTATTTGTTACACAAGAATTATCAGTATTTCAAATAACTGATTCAACTCCATTTTTAACTAAAGGTCTAAATTTTTCACCAAGTCCATAAAATTTTTCATCATTTTCAATATCAAATGACATGAAGATTTTTTGATTTTTGTTTTGATCAATTTCAATTCCTAAATTAGGATTAATAAACCCTTCAAAAAATTGATAACCAGTTCTTAGTGTAGTTCTTGTTTTTATTTGATTATTACTATCTATTATTTTTAATACAAAGGGATTAATATTAAAAATTAGTTTTTCATTATTTTTTAAATCGATAATAATTTCTTTATTAGTTTTTATATAACTAATTTTTTCTGATTTTAAATTATTATTTAAATGCTCATTAAAAACTTTATTAATTGATCTTTGAGATAATTTTAAGTTGATAATATTTGATTCAAATAGTTTGATTTGAAATGTTGCTTTTTGTAAATTTGAAAAAGTGATTTCAATAAATAAACTACTATCATTAGTTCAAAGATCAGATACTTTTGTTGTTATTCAATATTCGTTTTTAGGATCAAAGATTCTTTGTTTAATTGGAAATGAATATTCTAACATTTCACTTGTGATATTATTTGGCTTTGGCATTTTTATTTCTTTCTAGTAATTCTAATATTTCGCCTTTATAAATATCAGCTTTTGGTCCATAAACAATTTGTAAAGAACTACCTTTATTTAAAACACCCACTGCTCCAGTTAATTCTTTAAACTTATTATCAACTTTAGCTTTATCTTTTACTTTAACTCTTAATCTAGTCATACATGCATCAACATCATCTAAATTATCTAATCCACCTAATAAATTAACTATTGTATTAATAGTTTGATCGGATTTTGTTTTAGCTGATTTAGTTTGCTTTTTAGCTGGTTGATCTTCTTTAATAGTTGTAATTTCACTAGTTGATGTTTCATCATTAGTAAATCCAGGAATTGCTGGTTTGAATTTTTTAGTAAAGAAGTAAAATACTGCAAAATAAATTCCACCAAATGCTATTGTTACTAATAATAATCATAATCCTTGAATTCATAAAATACCTTTTAATCCAATACCACTAACTGAAGTTGGAGCAAATACAAATAAGTATTTAATTAATGTTTCAATTCCACCAAATGCATGAATTCTCATTGGAATAAAATCACTAATTCCAAATGCTATTCCAGTTAAAATTGCATGTAAAACATATAATAAAGGAGCTGAAAACATAAAAATAAATTCAATAGGTTCAGTAACTCCAGTTAATAAACAAGCTGCTAATCCTGAAAAATAAATTGAAGAGTATTTAGCTCTTTTTTCTTTAGGAATTGCAAATGCCATACCTAATCCAGCACCAACTAATGAACCTGATGAAGTAATCATTTGTCCAACTTTAAATCTAACTGGAACAACTGAATCTAAAACAATTTCATAAGCTTGTTGCATTGTTAAGCCATTTACATTATTATGTTTTGCTGCATAATCAGCTCATCCGCTTTTTACATTACCTAATGCAGTAATTCAACTTAATCAGATTTTTTCTTGCCCTTGTGCTTTTAAAGCTTCTTTATTATTTTCTAAACTGTTGAAGAATTCAGCAATAACTTTAGCATTTTCGTTTGTTGTATTAATAAATTGACTAGCACTTGTAAAATCTACACTTCCACCTAATTGACTATAATTCATAGGAATTGTAATCATGTGGTGTAATCCAAATGGTAATAATAATCTTTCTGAAGTTCCATATAAAAATGGAGCTAAGAATTTTAATTTTTGTTCTTTTGCAAAGAAATTACCTAAATGATTAATTACAGTTTGAAATAATGGTCAAATTAATCCAATTCCAACTGAAATTGGTAATACTATAATAATCACCATAAATGGAACAAATCTTGCACCATTAAAAAATGATAATGCTTGTGGTAATTTATTAAAATTGTAATACTTATTATAAATTGTCGCACCAACAAATCCCATTATAATTCCACCAATGGCATCATATCTAATTGACATTACTCCTTCTTGGCTACTAAAAAATAATTCGTGTTTTTCTCATCTACCTAAAATATAATTTAAGAATTGTATTTCACCAGCTTCAGTTGTTCTTGTTATAAACATTGAAGAACCAACAGCTAATAAAATAAAGTAGGCAAAAGCAGCAGCAAATGATCCACCATATCTATTTTTAGATCAAGTACCACCAATTGCAACAGCAAATAATAAACCCATATGACTAAAAGCTGCTCAACCAACAGTTTCAATAACCCCACCAATTTGATTGAAAACTTTAGCTGAAGCTTTAATTTGTCCTAGCCCTAATGGACCAATTATTTTTCCTAAAATAATTGTTAGTCCAGCTGCAGGTAAAAGAGCAACAAAAGTCAAAATAGATTTAGCAAATTTTGAAAAAAATTCGTGTAAGTTACTCTCTTTAGCTTTTCTAAAATCTAGTAATTTTTTCATTCTTTTCCTTTCTAGTTCACAAAATATATTTTATAGAGAATTTTTATTTTTTTAGTTTATGATTTAGAAAAAACTAGATTTTAAAAACAAAAAAAGAACTAGAATAACTAGTTCTTTTATAAATTATTTAATTAATTATTTTTCAATTGAAATAACTGTTCCAGCACCAATTGTTCTTCCACCTTCACGGATTGAGAATTTAGTTCCTTCTTCAACAGCAACTGGTTTGATTAATTGGATTTCCATTTCAACATTATCACCAGGCATTACCATATCAGTTCCTTCTGGTAAAGTAACTTCTCCAGTAACATCAGTTGTACGGAAGTAGAATTGAGGACGGTATTTATTAAAGAATGGTTTGTGACGTCCACCTTCTTCTTGAGTTAAAGCATAAACTGAAGCTTTTAATACAGTATGTGGTTTAATAGTTCCAGGTTTTGCTAAAACTTGTCCACGTTCTACTGAATGTCTATCAACACCACGTAATAATGCTCCAACATTATCTCCAGCTACAGCAAAATCAAGTAGTTTTCTAAACATTTCTAATCCAGTAACAACAGTTTTAGTTGGTTCTTCTTTTAATCCAATAATTTCAACTTCTTCGTTTACTTTTACAGTTCCACGTTCAACACGTCCTGTTGCAACAGTTCCACGTCCAGTAATTGTAAATACGTCTTCAACTGGCATTAAGAAAGTTTTATCAGCATCTCTTTGTGGAGTTGGGATGTATTCATCAACTGCTGCCATTAATTCATTAATTGCTCCAGTTCATTTTGAATCACCATTTAATGCTCCTAAAGCTGAACCTCTAATAACTGGTGCTCCTTCTCCATCAAAGTCGTATTCAGTTAATAGATCTCTAATTTCCATTTCAACTAGATCGATCATTTCATCATCTTCAACCATATCACATTTGTTTAAGAAAACAACGATTTTTGGAACTCCAACTTGTCTTGATAATAGAATGTGTTCTCTAGTTTGTGGCATTGGTCCATCAGTTGCAGCAACAACTAAAATAGCTCCATCCATTTGTGCTGCCCCAGTAATCATGTTTTTAACATAGTCAGCGTGACCTGGGCAATCTACGTGTGCATAGTGTCTATTAGCAGTTTTATATTCAACGTGTGCAGTATTAATTGTAATACCACGTTCTCTTTCTTCTGGGGCATTATCAATATTTGCATAATCTTTGAATTCTGCGTTACCTTGTTCAGATAAAACTTTAGTAATAGCAGCAGTTAATGTAGTTTTACCATGATCAACGTGTCCAATTGTTCCAATATTAACGTGAGGTAAACTACGGTCAAATTGTTCTTTTGCCATGTTTTTTTCTCCTTAAAAATTTCTATACAAATCAAGAATAATAGATATATTTCTACTATTTTGTCTGCCCCTTTTGGGGCGTTTTTACTATTATATATTTTACACTTATTTAATACTTAATTCAAAAAATATTATTTACCTGATTTTTTGATAATTTCATCAGCAATTGCTTTTGGAGCTTCTGCATAATGACTAAATATCATAGTGTAATTTCCACGTCCTTGAGTAAATGAACGTAATTCAGTAGCGTATCCAAACATTTCAGTTAATGGTACTTTAGATTTAATTGTTTGAGCATTTCCTCTTTGTTCTGAACCTTCAATTATTCCACGTTTTGAAGAAATATTTCCCATAACATCTCCATAATATTCATCTGGAACTGTTACTTCAACATTCATAATTGGTTCTAAAACAACAGGATTCATTTTTTTAGAAGCTTCTTTTAAAGCCATTGAAGCAGCAATTTTATATGCCATTTCATTTGAGTCAACTTCATGCATTGATCCATCAACAATAGTTGCTTTAACATCTATCATTGGATATCCTGCAATAACTCCGTTTCTTAAAGCATTTTCTAACCCTACACGTGCTGAGTTAATGTATTCTTTTGAAACACGTCCTCCAGTAATTTTATCAACTCATTCAAATCCTTTGTCTTTGTTTGGTTCAAATTCGATCACAACATGACCATATGAACCACGTCCTCCAGATTGTTTGATATATTTACCTTCAGCTTTTCCTGGTGATTTAATAGTTTCACGATATGAAACTTGTGGTGCACCAACATTAGTTGCTACATTAAATTCACGTTTCATACGATCAACAATAATATCTAAGTGCAACTCACCCATACCAGCAATAATTGTTTGTCCAGTTTCATCGTCTGTATAAGTTCTAAAAGTTGGATCTTCTTCAGCTAATTTTGATAAAGCAATACTCATTTTTTCTTGGTCAGCTTTAGTTTTTGGTTCTAATGCTAATTGGATAACAGGTTCAGGAAAGACCATTGATTCTAAAATGATTTCTCCTTTTTCATCACATAAAGTATCACCAGTTTTAGTATTTTTTAAACCAACAGCTGCAGCAATATCACCTGAATAAACTTCTTCAATTTCAGTACGGTTATTTGCATGCATTTGTAAAATACGTCCAACACGTTCTTTTTGTTGTTTAGTTGAATTTAATACATAACTACCTTTAGTTAAAATTCCTGAATATACTCTAAAGAATGTTAATTTTCCAACAAATGGATCAGTCATAACTTTGAATGCTAATGCTGAAAATGGTTCAGTATCATCAGCGTGTCTTTCAACTTCTTCACCTGTTGGTAAAATTCCTTTAATTGATGGGATATCTAAAGGTGATGGTAAATAATCAACAACAGCATCTAATAATAATTTAACACCTTTATTTTTAAATGCTGAACCAGCTAATACTGGGAAGAAATCAGCATTAATTACACCTTTTCTAATTGCTGATTTTAATTCAGAAATACTAATTTCTCCACCATCTAAAAATTTCATTAATAATTCTTCATCATATTCAACAGCAACTTCAACTAAATGTGCTCTTAATTCTTTAGCTTGTTCTAATAAATTAGTTGGAATTTCAATTTCTTTATAATTTTCTTCAGGTTTTCCATCAAACTCATAAGCTTTCATTTCAACTAAATCAATAATACCTGTGAAGTTTTCTTCAGCTCCAATTGGTAATTGAATTGGGGCAGCTTTAGCACCTAATCTATCACCAATAGTTTTTACTGAATAAATAAAATCAGCACCTGTTTTATCCATTTTATTAACAAAAACAATACGAGGAACTTTATAATTTGTTGCTTGTCTTCAAACAGTTTCAGTTTGAGGTTCAACACCAGATTGACCATCTAAAACAGCAACAGCACCATCTAAAACTCTTAATGAACGTTCAACTTCAACAGTGAAATCTACGTGACCAGGAGTATCAATGATGTTAAATCTTGTGTTTTTTCAGAATGCAGTTGTAGCAGCAGATGTAATAGTAATCCCACGTTCTTGCTCTTGAGCCATTCAGTCCATTTGTGAAGCACCTTCATGTGTTTCACCTATTTTGTGAATTTTTCCAGTATGAAATAAAATACGTTCAGTAGTAGTAGTCTTACCAGCATCAATATGAGCCATAATACCAATATTACGAGTATTTAATAAACTGTATTCTCTAGCCATTTGCTATTTTCCTTTCTAATTTGATTATCAACGATAATGAGCAAACGCTTTATTTGCTTCTGCCATTTTATGAGTATCTTCACGTTTTTTAACTGATCCACCAATATTATTTGATGCATCAATAATTTCATTAGCTAATTTAATTGTCATAACTTTTTCGTTTCTTAATCTTGCATAATTAATTAATCAACGTAAAGCTAAAGTGATTTGTCTTTCAGCTGAAACTTCTACAGGAACTTGATAGTTAGCTCCTCCAATACGACGAACTTTTAATTCTAAGTGAGGTTTAATATTTTCAATAGCTTTATTAAATACTTCAATTGGTTCTTTATTAGTTTTTTCTTTAATTATATTAAATGCATCATAAATAATTGACTGAGCAATTCCTCTTTTACCATCTAACATAATTTTATTAATTGCACGAGTAACTAATTTA
This genomic window from Mycoplasma mycoides subsp. capri contains:
- the rpsG gene encoding 30S ribosomal protein S7, with protein sequence MRKNRAEKRDVLADPIYNSKLVTRAINKIMLDGKRGIAQSIIYDAFNIIKEKTNKEPIEVFNKAIENIKPHLELKVRRIGGANYQVPVEVSAERQITLALRWLINYARLRNEKVMTIKLANEIIDASNNIGGSVKKREDTHKMAEANKAFAHYRW
- the fusA gene encoding elongation factor G encodes the protein MAREYSLLNTRNIGIMAHIDAGKTTTTERILFHTGKIHKIGETHEGASQMDWMAQEQERGITITSAATTAFWKNTRFNIIDTPGHVDFTVEVERSLRVLDGAVAVLDGQSGVEPQTETVWRQATNYKVPRIVFVNKMDKTGADFIYSVKTIGDRLGAKAAPIQLPIGAEENFTGIIDLVEMKAYEFDGKPEENYKEIEIPTNLLEQAKELRAHLVEVAVEYDEELLMKFLDGGEISISELKSAIRKGVINADFFPVLAGSAFKNKGVKLLLDAVVDYLPSPLDIPSIKGILPTGEEVERHADDTEPFSALAFKVMTDPFVGKLTFFRVYSGILTKGSYVLNSTKQQKERVGRILQMHANNRTEIEEVYSGDIAAAVGLKNTKTGDTLCDEKGEIILESMVFPEPVIQLALEPKTKADQEKMSIALSKLAEEDPTFRTYTDDETGQTIIAGMGELHLDIIVDRMKREFNVATNVGAPQVSYRETIKSPGKAEGKYIKQSGGRGSYGHVVIEFEPNKDKGFEWVDKITGGRVSKEYINSARVGLENALRNGVIAGYPMIDVKATIVDGSMHEVDSNEMAYKIAASMALKEASKKMNPVVLEPIMNVEVTVPDEYYGDVMGNISSKRGIIEGSEQRGNAQTIKSKVPLTEMFGYATELRSFTQGRGNYTMIFSHYAEAPKAIADEIIKKSGK